Proteins from a single region of Thiomicrorhabdus sp. Kp2:
- a CDS encoding methyl-accepting chemotaxis protein, whose protein sequence is MNQSKPTGRTTTQNMALLFTILLAVNIAGFVGFISLEKKFDQNLNTLNEDFSARSQIFERVQAQLGYGQFIHNFKNLVIRGESDYRSQSYSTSLLKNAESINNDLNQYKQLGSLHITEKEAIATIESVVSQYVEQAKKVIELKNSGMDIKAIDAQVVVDDRNALKAMDKWYTYLSQDWNRQSSALLEQAASQKQIEVFLVFFGVFIITLIAFEWLIRRSLISPLRKIYENLNQVCSIDGTLDKNYKFSINGGYETRQLAHYLNRMLQHINLQIEELSAIRTTVDQSSSNIMLADNDLNITYMNEAILSTLKSVESDIQKMLPHFEANDLIGKNIDIFHVHPEHQRQLLGQLKETYIAKLTLGELHLNIIVNPIWGEDGSRIGFVTEWKDITESVKLEKMQTAVEQNLKTMVEKAARGHIGEQIDVSALDGFIRDLGEQINFMSKAIHEANNNISHVIHFLAEGDLTHRVEGDYEADLGEMKNAINDSLDTLSRTISQVDVSIRNIAEDIDATTERNTDLSRRIGQQAAELENTASTMEEITAAVRNNADNAQQANALTVDASRSLDQGSQIMQKTIGAMQDIKASSDQIQQIIGLIDSIAFQTNLLALNAAVEAARAGEHGRGFAVVAGEVRNLAGKSAEAAKDIKTLIDRSVSQVIEGTRLAEQSGSSLDELGHSMQQVTQMISEIATSSLEQSQGIEQLNQAIVSLDSNTQENAQLVQLSAESALAISEQSQQLVRSIATFKISESFSLEAQKQLQNTNTKVLTSK, encoded by the coding sequence ATGAATCAGTCAAAACCAACAGGGCGGACAACTACACAAAATATGGCGTTACTTTTTACAATTTTACTGGCTGTAAATATTGCTGGTTTTGTTGGTTTTATTTCTTTAGAAAAGAAGTTTGACCAGAACTTAAACACCTTAAATGAAGATTTTTCTGCACGTAGCCAAATCTTTGAGCGTGTGCAAGCACAACTGGGTTATGGTCAATTTATTCATAACTTCAAAAACCTAGTGATTCGTGGCGAGAGTGACTATCGCTCACAAAGCTATAGCACCTCTCTATTAAAAAATGCCGAAAGCATCAATAATGACCTAAATCAATACAAACAATTGGGCTCCCTACACATCACTGAGAAAGAAGCCATCGCTACAATTGAAAGTGTGGTGAGTCAGTATGTGGAGCAGGCTAAAAAAGTCATTGAATTAAAAAATTCGGGCATGGATATAAAAGCCATTGATGCGCAAGTCGTGGTTGATGACCGAAACGCCCTAAAAGCCATGGACAAATGGTACACCTACCTAAGCCAAGATTGGAATAGACAATCTTCAGCATTATTGGAACAAGCCGCCTCTCAAAAACAAATTGAAGTTTTCTTGGTCTTTTTCGGTGTTTTTATAATTACACTCATCGCCTTTGAATGGTTAATTCGTCGATCGCTTATTTCACCACTTAGAAAGATATATGAAAATCTAAACCAAGTTTGTTCAATCGACGGCACTTTAGATAAAAACTATAAGTTCAGCATCAATGGCGGTTATGAAACCCGTCAGCTAGCGCATTATTTAAATAGAATGCTACAGCACATCAATCTGCAAATTGAAGAACTTTCGGCGATTCGCACAACAGTGGATCAAAGCTCCTCTAATATTATGCTGGCCGATAATGATTTAAATATTACCTATATGAATGAGGCCATTTTATCGACCCTAAAGTCAGTTGAATCAGACATCCAAAAAATGTTACCGCATTTTGAAGCCAATGATTTAATTGGTAAAAATATTGATATATTCCATGTACATCCTGAACATCAACGTCAACTACTTGGTCAATTAAAAGAGACTTATATCGCTAAACTCACTTTAGGTGAACTACACTTAAACATCATCGTCAATCCAATTTGGGGTGAAGACGGTTCACGTATTGGTTTTGTAACAGAGTGGAAAGACATTACCGAAAGCGTCAAACTCGAAAAAATGCAAACCGCTGTTGAACAAAATCTAAAAACTATGGTTGAGAAAGCCGCGAGAGGACACATTGGTGAACAAATTGATGTTTCTGCTCTAGATGGTTTTATACGAGATTTAGGCGAGCAAATTAACTTTATGTCTAAAGCGATTCATGAGGCCAATAACAATATTTCTCATGTAATCCACTTCCTTGCCGAGGGGGATTTAACGCATCGCGTTGAGGGTGACTATGAAGCCGACTTAGGTGAAATGAAAAATGCTATTAATGACTCGCTTGACACCCTTTCAAGAACCATTTCTCAGGTTGACGTTTCAATACGTAATATCGCTGAAGATATTGATGCCACCACAGAGCGTAATACCGATTTATCAAGACGAATTGGTCAACAAGCTGCGGAACTTGAAAACACGGCATCAACGATGGAAGAAATTACTGCAGCGGTGCGTAATAACGCCGACAATGCACAACAAGCCAATGCCCTAACTGTCGATGCCAGCCGTTCATTAGATCAAGGTAGCCAAATCATGCAGAAAACCATTGGTGCTATGCAAGACATTAAGGCATCTAGCGATCAGATACAGCAAATTATTGGGTTAATTGACTCTATCGCTTTCCAAACCAACCTACTGGCATTAAACGCGGCGGTTGAAGCGGCCCGAGCAGGTGAACATGGGCGTGGATTTGCCGTGGTAGCAGGAGAAGTTCGCAATTTGGCAGGTAAATCAGCAGAGGCCGCTAAAGATATTAAAACCCTGATTGATCGCTCTGTATCCCAAGTGATTGAAGGAACGCGCCTAGCTGAGCAATCGGGTTCATCACTTGATGAATTAGGCCACTCTATGCAACAAGTCACACAAATGATTAGTGAGATTGCAACATCCTCTCTTGAACAGTCACAAGGTATAGAACAACTTAACCAAGCCATTGTTTCGTTAGACAGCAACACTCAAGAGAACGCTCAGTTAGTTCAACTGTCTGCAGAAAGTGCATTAGCCATATCTGAACAATCTCAGCAGCTTGTTAGAAGTATTGCAACGTTTAAAATTTCGGAGTCCTTCTCGCTCGAAGCCCAAAAACAGCTACAAAACACCAATACCAAAGTGCTTACTTCAAAATAA
- the recG gene encoding ATP-dependent DNA helicase RecG produces the protein MLSELSLDNLKGVGPKQLEKLQKLGLFVVQDLLFHLPLRYQDKTKLTPIENALIGSELLMEGEIFSQALTRGRRNSLLVKIQSENGAFLTLRFFHFHYRQAQQFTRGKHLQVFGEVRSGPNGLEMVHPSYQFINPNDAPTLETTLTPTYPTTEGLGQASLLKLMNQAIDLLREHPLKELLPNTLLNELQLPDLNHALLTLHQPQPEDDLRQIKQFTHPAQQRLIVEELISQQAGLQLLRQTEQKRVAPSLPPSQNCNALLASLPFMLTNAQQRVLAEIQHDLAQPHPMQRLVQGDVGSGKTVIAALAAIQAADANYQVAIMAPTEILAEQHLNAFLEWLEPLNIPVAWLNGRMKAAEKRYQLSQIASGEAKVIVGTHALFQDAVEFNQLGLVIIDEQHRFGVHQRLALHEKNNDKNVHTHQLIMTATPIPRTLAMTAYGDLDLSIIDELPPGRKPIETAVLNNEKRHQVMEHLYAKCKEGVQAYWVCPLIEESELLHAQAAEVTATQFSDYWPDLRVGLVHGRLKGEQKALVMNAFKQHELDLLVATTVIEVGVNVPNASLMIIENAERLGLAQLHQLRGRVGRGDLQSHCVLLYQAPLSETGKARLNIMRDTTDGFRIAEEDLKIRGPGEILGTKQTGGLQFRIADLKRDSQWIPTAQLWAKTLVEQNPNIVEKLQNRWVGHKIDYQHA, from the coding sequence ATGCTCTCTGAACTCTCTCTCGACAACCTCAAAGGCGTTGGCCCTAAACAGTTAGAAAAACTACAGAAATTAGGTTTATTTGTCGTGCAGGATTTACTGTTTCATCTCCCCTTACGGTATCAAGACAAAACCAAACTGACCCCGATTGAAAATGCACTCATCGGCTCAGAGCTATTAATGGAAGGTGAAATTTTTTCACAGGCTCTAACCCGAGGGCGTAGAAACAGCTTACTCGTTAAAATTCAATCCGAAAACGGTGCTTTTTTAACCTTACGCTTTTTTCATTTTCATTACCGCCAGGCGCAACAATTTACCCGAGGTAAACATCTACAAGTATTTGGCGAAGTGCGTTCTGGGCCCAACGGTTTAGAAATGGTTCATCCAAGCTACCAATTTATTAACCCCAATGATGCACCAACCCTTGAAACCACTTTAACCCCCACCTATCCAACCACAGAAGGTTTAGGACAGGCTTCATTACTTAAGTTAATGAACCAAGCAATTGATCTATTAAGAGAACACCCCCTTAAAGAGTTGCTACCAAATACTCTTCTAAACGAACTTCAATTACCCGATTTAAACCATGCCCTTTTAACCCTTCATCAGCCACAACCAGAGGATGATTTAAGACAAATCAAACAGTTTACCCATCCTGCTCAACAACGCTTAATTGTAGAAGAACTGATTAGCCAACAAGCGGGATTACAACTTCTTCGCCAAACAGAACAAAAACGAGTCGCCCCCTCTTTACCACCAAGCCAAAACTGCAATGCGTTATTAGCAAGCTTACCTTTTATGCTCACCAATGCTCAGCAGCGTGTTTTAGCCGAGATACAGCACGATTTGGCGCAACCACACCCCATGCAAAGATTAGTCCAAGGTGATGTGGGTTCTGGTAAAACCGTTATTGCCGCCTTAGCCGCTATTCAAGCCGCCGATGCGAACTACCAAGTGGCCATTATGGCTCCCACAGAAATCTTGGCAGAACAGCATCTCAATGCTTTTTTAGAGTGGCTAGAACCTTTAAACATACCCGTAGCCTGGCTAAATGGCCGCATGAAAGCGGCTGAAAAACGTTATCAACTCTCTCAAATTGCCTCTGGTGAAGCCAAAGTCATTGTGGGTACTCACGCACTTTTTCAAGATGCCGTTGAGTTTAATCAACTTGGTTTAGTGATTATTGATGAACAACATCGTTTTGGTGTCCACCAACGTCTAGCTCTGCATGAAAAAAATAATGATAAAAACGTTCACACTCATCAGTTAATTATGACCGCTACCCCCATCCCTCGTACCTTGGCGATGACCGCTTATGGTGACTTAGATTTATCGATCATTGATGAACTGCCACCTGGACGTAAACCGATTGAAACCGCTGTTTTAAACAATGAAAAACGCCATCAGGTGATGGAGCATCTATATGCCAAATGTAAAGAGGGCGTACAGGCCTATTGGGTGTGCCCGCTAATCGAAGAATCGGAGTTATTACACGCCCAAGCCGCAGAAGTCACCGCCACCCAATTTAGCGACTATTGGCCAGATTTACGAGTAGGTTTGGTTCATGGTCGATTAAAAGGTGAACAAAAAGCATTAGTTATGAATGCCTTTAAACAGCATGAACTTGATTTATTAGTGGCCACAACGGTGATTGAAGTGGGGGTAAACGTGCCTAATGCGAGCTTAATGATTATTGAAAATGCTGAACGTTTAGGCCTTGCCCAGCTTCATCAATTGCGAGGCCGAGTTGGGCGTGGTGATTTACAAAGTCACTGTGTATTGCTCTACCAAGCTCCGTTATCTGAAACGGGTAAAGCACGTTTAAACATTATGCGTGATACCACAGATGGTTTTAGAATTGCTGAAGAAGATTTAAAAATTAGGGGGCCTGGTGAAATTCTTGGCACCAAACAAACTGGCGGTTTACAATTTAGAATTGCCGATTTAAAGCGTGATAGTCAATGGATACCTACCGCTCAGCTCTGGGCAAAAACATTGGTAGAACAAAACCCAAACATCGTTGAAAAACTGCAAAACCGTTGGGTGGGGCATAAAATCGATTATCAACATGCCTAA
- a CDS encoding HDOD domain-containing protein encodes MKEKLAIAASILNKVKLPKISNEVAALQNESLKPEPDINTIVQCINRNPKLFTKFLAVASFMAKKEVTTARQAVDILGTKGVFTVFFSSAIEFSFQSKGDSVIIVNHAIKIATAMVELSRKLKGFNSSDAYLYGLLYNVGYIVLSQYSPEKYKSCYLASLMAPSECAEKELKAFRTTSAHIGIYVAKKWHVKNSVYGGILFQQQDIQKCPKGENHAYELINLLNIARMVVSETEDSRYVTDEIRESAKISMQRLGIGNLHYIKAQQKVKQLGKDLRSIPEELSGNEEIQFAMK; translated from the coding sequence ATGAAAGAAAAGCTAGCCATCGCGGCTTCAATCTTAAACAAGGTAAAACTGCCTAAGATTTCAAATGAAGTGGCTGCTCTACAAAATGAATCATTAAAGCCAGAGCCCGATATCAATACGATTGTTCAGTGCATCAATCGCAACCCCAAACTCTTTACTAAATTTCTGGCCGTAGCAAGCTTTATGGCTAAAAAAGAGGTCACAACCGCTAGGCAGGCGGTCGATATTTTGGGCACAAAAGGCGTTTTTACGGTTTTCTTTTCAAGCGCTATTGAATTCAGTTTTCAATCCAAGGGTGATTCAGTAATCATTGTGAATCACGCGATAAAAATAGCGACCGCAATGGTTGAATTGTCTAGAAAATTAAAAGGCTTTAACTCTAGCGATGCTTATCTTTATGGGCTACTCTACAATGTGGGTTATATTGTATTGAGTCAATATTCTCCCGAAAAGTACAAATCCTGTTATTTAGCGAGTTTAATGGCTCCTTCAGAGTGCGCTGAAAAAGAGCTTAAAGCGTTTCGAACAACCAGTGCTCATATAGGTATTTACGTTGCTAAAAAATGGCACGTTAAAAACTCGGTCTACGGTGGTATTCTTTTCCAACAACAAGATATTCAAAAATGCCCTAAAGGTGAAAATCACGCTTATGAATTGATTAACCTATTAAACATTGCCCGAATGGTTGTCTCTGAAACAGAAGATTCACGCTATGTCACAGATGAAATCAGAGAGTCTGCTAAGATCTCCATGCAACGTTTGGGTATTGGTAATCTCCATTACATAAAAGCACAACAAAAAGTAAAACAACTTGGCAAAGACCTCCGCTCAATCCCTGAGGAACTTTCTGGTAATGAAGAAATCCAATTTGCTATGAAATAG
- a CDS encoding methyl-accepting chemotaxis protein: MFCNRYQDQIQSLQLKLADQASLLSALDRVSAMVEFDLTGKILCANENFLNTMGYSIDELLSQHHRIFVDSQEASSAEYQQFWSDLKAGNPCSGRFFRHKKNGDGVWLEASYNPVFDEAGRPVKVVKFATDITDKVAEELDAKAQIAAINKVMAVIEFKPDGTIVNANDNFLKTMGYSLSEITGQHHKMFAEAHYATTKEYAEFWNALAQGQAFSGTYCRLGKNNKKVWLEASYNPILDCQGKVIKVIKYATDIGSNPNAQLLDKVVEDVANTISAIAQGNLAVKMTNHLNANQQSLYDEDIKKLSQSVEHMVSKLKEVIQVASNAATMAKRSAAEISNDAISLNERVQQQVKELQNTSKTMDDMNSAVQETSQHTQKANQVAEEVQSKANQGVQVMQQTIDAMSSIQESSEKVADIVTLIDGIAFQTNLLALNAAVEAARAGEQGRGFAVVAGEVRSLAQKSAEAAKDIKNLIDETVSRVNQGSAMASESGQVLSSINESITEVTNMISQIAGASQNQANGINDVHHSIRHLEKSTHENAAMVENTSTNAKNLNEQSEILSDDIAYFKF, encoded by the coding sequence ATGTTTTGTAATCGATATCAAGATCAAATCCAGTCTTTGCAATTAAAGTTAGCTGACCAGGCCTCATTGTTGAGCGCTCTGGATCGTGTATCCGCAATGGTTGAATTTGATTTAACGGGAAAAATATTATGCGCTAATGAAAATTTCCTGAATACAATGGGCTATTCCATTGATGAATTGCTCTCCCAGCACCATAGAATATTCGTGGATAGTCAAGAAGCCAGTTCGGCGGAATATCAACAGTTTTGGTCTGATTTAAAAGCGGGTAATCCATGTTCGGGACGCTTTTTTAGACATAAGAAAAATGGGGATGGTGTTTGGTTAGAAGCCAGTTATAACCCTGTTTTTGATGAAGCTGGCAGGCCTGTTAAAGTGGTTAAATTTGCCACAGATATTACCGATAAAGTGGCAGAAGAACTCGATGCTAAAGCGCAAATTGCAGCCATTAATAAGGTCATGGCAGTTATCGAGTTTAAGCCAGATGGAACCATTGTAAATGCCAATGATAATTTTCTAAAAACGATGGGATATTCTTTGTCAGAAATCACAGGTCAGCATCATAAGATGTTTGCCGAAGCCCATTATGCAACAACCAAAGAATATGCCGAATTTTGGAACGCTTTAGCGCAAGGTCAAGCTTTTAGCGGAACCTATTGCCGATTAGGAAAGAACAATAAAAAAGTTTGGTTAGAAGCGAGTTACAACCCTATTTTGGATTGTCAGGGTAAAGTGATTAAAGTCATAAAATATGCAACTGATATTGGCTCAAATCCTAATGCTCAATTATTAGATAAGGTGGTTGAGGATGTGGCAAATACCATCTCTGCCATTGCTCAAGGGAATCTCGCTGTTAAGATGACTAACCACTTAAACGCTAACCAGCAGAGCTTATACGATGAGGATATTAAAAAGCTCAGTCAATCTGTAGAGCATATGGTTTCGAAATTAAAAGAGGTCATTCAGGTCGCTTCTAATGCAGCCACCATGGCTAAACGTTCTGCTGCAGAAATCTCAAACGATGCCATTAGTCTAAATGAACGTGTTCAACAGCAAGTTAAAGAGCTTCAGAATACATCGAAAACGATGGATGATATGAATAGTGCGGTGCAAGAGACATCTCAACATACACAAAAAGCAAACCAAGTGGCAGAAGAGGTTCAGTCTAAAGCGAACCAAGGTGTTCAAGTAATGCAGCAAACGATTGATGCCATGTCGAGTATTCAAGAGTCCAGTGAAAAGGTGGCAGACATTGTGACACTGATTGATGGCATTGCCTTTCAAACGAATTTATTGGCATTGAATGCGGCGGTAGAGGCGGCTCGAGCAGGTGAGCAAGGTCGAGGCTTTGCAGTGGTAGCGGGCGAAGTGCGTTCTTTGGCACAAAAGTCAGCAGAAGCGGCTAAAGACATCAAGAACTTAATTGATGAAACCGTTTCTCGTGTTAACCAAGGTTCAGCAATGGCAAGTGAATCTGGGCAGGTATTGTCGAGTATCAATGAATCGATTACTGAAGTAACCAATATGATTTCTCAGATTGCAGGCGCTTCACAAAATCAGGCAAATGGCATTAATGATGTACATCACTCTATTCGTCATTTAGAAAAATCTACCCATGAAAATGCCGCGATGGTAGAAAACACTTCAACGAATGCAAAAAATCTTAACGAGCAGTCTGAGATTTTAAGCGATGATATTGCTTACTTTAAGTTTTAG
- a CDS encoding sensor histidine kinase KdpD, whose amino-acid sequence MKLFQRTAFTHKIPELRYFLVMLLSLIVLWSAVLSWFIWNLEIHLDYLMLFGWLSLLIFTLVFVSVSKWSFKSASYSSQSTWLVLLSWTLVLNAGLLYETGGTINPLIHLLLLPLVLAMWVLASRQFIALAVFTAFLYFLLSLFYVPLMSMKVTSLPAFFAWYLHGSMWVFMLIVFMLAVWILPLKSSLEKKKQTINQQYQRALQNEYMLSVTSMASASVHYLSTPLNSLVLLHELLENEVTTPDGKNYLSSANAQLNRCIEELHSLRAKAEEATMPNKAGLQLKDLVNQLYKEFALLHPKSELDIEFKVPNGEVVGDVSLKLALLNLLDNAARYSPNCVRFRIEENTNQWLFVIEDQGGGLSTHELSQLGEVLVEDYHGIGMGVLLSRMMIERFDGELKFENAMIDGIKGLRVYISLPKVIGSEI is encoded by the coding sequence GTGAAACTTTTTCAGCGCACCGCTTTTACCCATAAGATACCAGAATTACGTTATTTTTTAGTGATGCTACTGAGCTTAATTGTGCTTTGGAGCGCAGTACTATCATGGTTTATTTGGAATTTAGAGATACATTTAGATTACCTAATGCTATTTGGCTGGTTAAGTTTGCTGATATTCACTCTCGTGTTTGTTTCTGTTTCTAAATGGTCATTCAAAAGCGCTTCATACTCCTCTCAATCAACATGGTTAGTATTGCTAAGTTGGACACTCGTTTTGAATGCTGGTCTGCTTTATGAAACGGGCGGAACGATTAACCCTTTAATACATTTATTATTACTGCCCCTTGTACTTGCTATGTGGGTACTTGCTTCTAGGCAATTCATTGCATTAGCGGTATTTACCGCGTTTTTATATTTTCTTTTAAGCCTATTTTATGTGCCGTTAATGTCAATGAAAGTGACCAGCTTACCCGCGTTTTTTGCTTGGTATTTGCATGGTTCTATGTGGGTGTTTATGCTCATTGTTTTTATGTTAGCGGTTTGGATTTTGCCTCTTAAAAGTAGCTTAGAAAAAAAGAAACAGACCATAAACCAGCAGTATCAACGTGCTTTACAAAACGAGTATATGTTGTCGGTAACCAGTATGGCATCCGCATCGGTTCACTATTTGAGTACGCCATTAAATAGTTTGGTGTTACTGCATGAGTTACTCGAGAATGAGGTCACCACACCTGATGGTAAAAACTATTTATCGTCGGCGAATGCTCAGTTGAATCGCTGTATTGAAGAACTACACAGTTTGCGTGCCAAAGCAGAAGAGGCAACGATGCCCAACAAAGCAGGCTTACAGTTAAAAGATTTGGTCAATCAACTCTATAAAGAGTTTGCCCTGCTGCACCCTAAAAGTGAATTAGATATTGAGTTTAAAGTACCCAATGGTGAAGTCGTTGGCGATGTGAGTTTAAAACTCGCCCTATTGAATTTGCTTGATAATGCTGCGCGTTATAGCCCAAACTGTGTGCGTTTTCGTATTGAAGAAAACACTAACCAATGGCTTTTTGTGATTGAGGATCAAGGGGGAGGGTTATCTACTCATGAGCTCTCTCAATTGGGCGAAGTGTTAGTTGAAGATTATCACGGCATTGGTATGGGGGTTTTGCTAAGCCGAATGATGATTGAACGTTTTGACGGTGAGCTTAAATTTGAGAATGCAATGATTGATGGGATTAAAGGATTGCGTGTTTATATTTCCCTTCCCAAAGTCATTGGGAGTGAGATATGA
- a CDS encoding response regulator transcription factor — MSDSVNVLLVDDDDVFLSLLKRTLEREGWRVFCALNSEQVFEKTKEHSFDYAILDLNLDGQSGLNLMQSLLAEQPKCEVLILTGYASVATAVEAMRLGAKDYLCKPATAQQIINIFSGEKVETKEPETEEFQPMSVKRLEWEHIQKVLLENDGNISLTAEALNMHRRTLQRKLQKRPVEK; from the coding sequence ATGAGCGATTCCGTTAATGTGTTACTTGTTGATGACGATGACGTTTTTTTAAGTCTTCTCAAGCGAACTTTAGAACGAGAAGGTTGGCGAGTTTTTTGTGCATTAAACAGTGAACAAGTTTTTGAAAAGACAAAAGAACACTCTTTTGATTACGCAATCTTAGATTTAAACCTTGATGGTCAAAGTGGATTAAATCTCATGCAATCGCTGTTAGCTGAACAACCTAAGTGTGAAGTGCTTATTTTAACAGGGTATGCCAGTGTGGCTACAGCCGTAGAAGCTATGCGGCTGGGTGCTAAAGACTATTTGTGTAAGCCAGCTACGGCACAGCAAATTATTAATATTTTTTCAGGTGAAAAGGTTGAAACTAAAGAGCCAGAAACTGAAGAGTTTCAGCCAATGTCGGTTAAGCGGTTGGAGTGGGAACATATTCAAAAAGTATTGTTAGAAAATGACGGCAATATCAGTTTAACGGCTGAAGCTTTAAATATGCACCGTAGAACCTTGCAACGTAAACTGCAAAAACGCCCCGTAGAGAAATAG
- a CDS encoding copper chaperone PCu(A)C: MKRRTFMGWALIAGLTLSGQVFAESVAESIEVSDPYVRMVPPTAPASAAFMGLKNTSDKNHALVAAKAYINKTTELHTHIHDNGVMRMRQVQKIDLPAGQLTELKPGGFHIMLIGLNAPVEKDQTIKIDLTFDDGSTKTIEAKGRPLMPMKGMKMGMMGKQLSNGRNTNPMQLVMHANPAFPNLTGIAIKNAQELGLSDEQVAKLKAWTQKNGDEMKRLFQAVNMTEKELIQDTLAGMSKAELMAKFEKTLAMRMQIAETKIDCRDNMKKVLTAEQFDKLASIYPMM; the protein is encoded by the coding sequence ATGAAAAGACGTACATTTATGGGTTGGGCATTAATAGCAGGCTTGACTTTATCTGGACAAGTTTTTGCCGAATCTGTTGCAGAGAGTATTGAGGTTTCTGACCCATATGTTCGTATGGTGCCACCAACCGCACCAGCATCAGCGGCATTTATGGGACTAAAGAATACAAGTGACAAAAATCACGCTCTCGTTGCTGCCAAAGCTTATATTAATAAAACCACTGAATTACACACGCATATTCACGACAATGGCGTTATGCGTATGCGTCAAGTGCAAAAAATTGATCTGCCTGCAGGTCAATTAACCGAGCTGAAACCTGGCGGTTTTCACATTATGTTGATTGGTTTGAATGCCCCAGTTGAAAAGGATCAAACTATTAAAATTGATTTAACGTTTGATGACGGCTCAACGAAAACGATTGAAGCAAAGGGACGTCCTTTAATGCCAATGAAAGGTATGAAGATGGGCATGATGGGTAAACAATTAAGCAATGGACGCAACACCAACCCAATGCAATTGGTGATGCACGCTAACCCAGCATTTCCTAACTTAACGGGTATTGCGATTAAAAACGCTCAGGAGCTAGGATTGAGTGATGAGCAAGTGGCTAAATTAAAAGCGTGGACTCAAAAGAACGGTGATGAGATGAAACGTCTATTTCAAGCGGTTAATATGACGGAAAAAGAGCTAATTCAAGACACTTTAGCAGGCATGTCTAAAGCTGAATTGATGGCTAAATTTGAGAAAACCTTGGCGATGCGTATGCAGATTGCCGAAACCAAAATCGATTGTCGTGACAATATGAAAAAAGTCCTAACGGCCGAGCAATTTGATAAGTTAGCTTCTATCTATCCAATGATGTAA